The genomic region TCTTACTTCGCCAATTTCTATGAGTTTAAGGGTATCTACAATTAATTCTCCACCAAGTTTCATTAAGCGATCGTGAACAGATCCTACATTTTCTGTAGCCTCGATTTCAATTTCTTTGGACTGGATGATATTGCCAGTATCTATCTTGTCATCGATGAAAAAAGTAGTGACTCCTGTCGTCTTCTCACCATTGATCACCGCCCAGTTTATAGGCGCCGCTCCACGGTATTCCGGTAAAATTGAAGCATGTAAATTAAATGTTCCGTATGCTGGAAACTTCCAAACTTTTGTAGGTAACATTCTAAATGCAACCACCACCTGAAGGTTGGGCTTTAATGATTTAAGCTGAGTTTCAAAATCATCAGACTTTAAATTAGTTGGCTGTAAAACAGGCAGGTCTTTTGTTAATGCGAATTTTTTTACCGCGCTTTGGTTTAACTTTCTTCCACGACCGGCTGGTTTATCAGGAGCCGTAACTACACCCACAACATTGTAGCCGGCTTCAATAATTTTGGCAAGACCCTCTACGGCAAAGTCTGGCGTTCCCATAAATAGTATGCGTAAGTCTTTCATTTTAATTTATTTTATAGCTGTTTGTAGGTGTTCGTTTTATTTTGTTTTTTTCTAGTAAAAGTCGTAAAACTTCCAGTATATGTTCTTCCGAAAAAGGTAGTTGGGTGACCAGGTCTCTTGAAGATTTTTCAGTATTTCTTAACATCTTTATAATTTCAAAATAGATGATATTCATCAATTCCCGGGTTAGTTTTCCGGTTTTTTTTCTTGTGCAAACCGAGCAAAGTCCGCAGTCTTCAATTTCCTGTTCTCCAAAATACGTTAAAAGCTGTTTGCTGCGGCAACTTTCCTTATTGGCGATATAGTCCAGAACCTGTGCTATTTTTTCTTTTTTGTGCTGAAGGTATTGCTCGATAAACCTG from Zunongwangia profunda SM-A87 harbors:
- the fmt gene encoding methionyl-tRNA formyltransferase yields the protein MKDLRILFMGTPDFAVEGLAKIIEAGYNVVGVVTAPDKPAGRGRKLNQSAVKKFALTKDLPVLQPTNLKSDDFETQLKSLKPNLQVVVAFRMLPTKVWKFPAYGTFNLHASILPEYRGAAPINWAVINGEKTTGVTTFFIDDKIDTGNIIQSKEIEIEATENVGSVHDRLMKLGGELIVDTLKLIEIGEVRTIPQNKEEDPKPAPKLTRENTKIDWSKDTITIYNLIRGLNPYPAAWCYFQNDEKLNVKIFDCEIALKDHKEKVGKLSVEKHQIKVATKDGYILINEIQLPGKRKMNVKDLLNGLTVENEAYML